A genome region from Tursiops truncatus isolate mTurTru1 chromosome 15, mTurTru1.mat.Y, whole genome shotgun sequence includes the following:
- the MLXIPL gene encoding carbohydrate-responsive element-binding protein isoform X7, giving the protein MATAGALAGLVAGLQGPRVVPSPDSDSDTDSEDPSTRRSAGGLLRSQVIHSGHFMVSSPHSDSLTRRRDQEGPLGLADFGPRSIDPTLTRLFECMSLAYSGKLVSPKWKNFKGLKLLCRDKIRLNNAIWRAWYIQYVERRKSPVCGFVTPLQGPEADEHRKPEAVVLEGNYWKRRIEVVMREYHKWRIYYKKRLRKSSREGDLLAPKQVEGGWQPPERWCEQLFTSVVPVLLAGPEEETGGRQLLDLDCFLSDISDTLFTMTQPGPTPLQLPPEDAYVGNADMIQPDLTPLQPSLDDFMEISDFFTNYRPPQTPTPSSFLEPPSFGPMADPGLSSGTLGSEVPSACSGMTHLSGHNRLQARSSCPGPLDSSAFLSSDFLLPEDPKPKLPPTPARPPLLQYPSPAKGLGLEPCAPPPFPPMAPLPAMLQEEPVFSPRFSFPPVPPAPGVSPPSAPTAFAPTPQLGPGPAPAPFPLDLLPSGYSEPPLGPHFTVPQGTRPRGKPPTQSPRGRRPSPPTLAPATAGGNNPCLAQLLTAAKPEQALEPALVSSALLRSPGSPQEIAPEFPCTFFPPTPAPTPPRPPPGPATLAPPRPLIVPKAERLSPPAPSGGERRLSGELNSLPGQGTLSTCISSPQRILSRGHPDNKTENRRITHISAEQKRRFNIKLGFDTLHGLVSTLSTQPNLKMSKATTLQKTAEYIAMLQQERAAKQEEAQQLRDQIEALNAAINLCQQQLPATGVPITHQRFDQMRDMFDDYVRTRTLHNWKFWVFSILIRPLFESFNGMVSTASLQSLRQTSLAWLDQYCSLPALRPTVLNSLRQLSTSTSILTDPDCIPEQATRAVTEGTLGKSV; this is encoded by the exons atGGCCACGGCCGGAGCGCTGGCGGGTCTGGTCGCGGGCTTGCAGGGCCCGCGGGTCGTCCCCAGCCCGGATTCGGACTCAGACACAGACTCTGAGGACCCAAGTACCCGGCGCAGCGCAGGCGGGCTGCTCCGCTCGCAGGTCATCCACAGCGGTCACTTCATGGTGTCATCGCCGCACAGCGACTCGCTGACCCGGCGGCGCGACCAGGAGGGGCCCCTGGGGCTCGCCGACTTCGGGCCGCGCAGCATCGACCCCACACTCACCCGCCTCTTCGAGTGCATGAGCCTGGCCTACAG TGGCAAGCTGGTTTCTCCCAAGTGGAAGAATTTCAAAGGCCTCAAGCTGCTGTGCCGGGACAAGATCCGCCTCAACAACGCCATCTGGAGGGCCTGGTATATCCAGT ATGTGGAGCGGAGGAAGAGCCCCGTGTGTGGCTTCGTGACCCCCCTGCAGGGGCCTGAGGCTGATGAGCACCGGAAACCGGAG GCCGTCGTCTTGGAGGGGAATTATTGGAAGCGGCGCATCGAGGTGGTCATGCGCGAGTACCATAAGTGGCGCATCTACTACAAGAAGCGG CTCCGTAAGTCCAGCAGGGAAGGGGATCTCCTGGCCCCAAAGCAG GTGGAAGGGGGGTGGCAGCCGCCGGAGCGATGGTGCGAGCAGCTCTTCACCAGCGTGGTGCCCGTCCTGCTGGCGGGCCCAGAGGAGGAGACCGGCGGGCGGCAGCTTCTGGATCTCGACTGCTTTCTGTCCGACATCTCCGACACACTCTTCACCATGACTCAGCCCGGCCCTACACCCCTGCAGCTGCCCCCCGAGGACG CCTATGTTGGAAACGCTGACATGATCCAGCCAGACCTGACGCCTCTGCAGCCCAGCCTGGATGACTTCATGGAGATCTCAG ATTTCTTCACCAACTACCGCCCCCCACAGACACCTACACCCTCAAGCTTCCTGGAGCCCCCCAGCTTCGGCCCCATGGCTGACCCTGGCCTCAGCAGTGGGACCCTGGGCTCGGAGGTGCCCTCTGCCTGCTCGGGCATGACCCACCTCTCGGGACATAACCGCCTGCAG GCTCGGAGCAGCTGCCCTGGCCCTCTGGACTCCAGTGCCTTCCTGAGCTCTGATTTCCTCCTTCCTGAAGACCCCAAGCCCAAGCTCCCACCCACTCCCGCACGCCCACCCCTCCTCCAATACCCCAGCCCTGCCAAGGGGCTTGGCCTGGAGCCCTgtgccccaccccctttccctcccaTGGCTCCACTGCCTGCTATGCTGCAGGAAGAGCCTGTCTTCTCTCCCAGATTCTCTTTCCCTCCTGTCCCTCCTGCCCCGGGAGTGTCCCCGCCGTCTGCTCCCACGGCCTTCGCACCCACCCCCCAGCTGGGTCCaggccctgcccccgcccccttccccttAGACCTTCTACCCTCGGGGTATTCGGAGCCCCCGTTGGGGCCTCACTTCACCGTGCCCCAAGGCACGCGGCCCAGAGGCAAGCCCCCTACCCAGTCCCCCAGGGGGCGGAGGCCCAGCCCCCCCACCTTGGCCCCTGCCACTGCTGGGGGCAACAATCCTTGCCTCGCACAGCTGCTCACAGCAG CCAAGCCTGAGCAAGCCCTGGAACCTGCGCTTGTGTCCAGCGCCCTCCTCCGGTCCCCAGGGTCCCCG CAGGAGATAGCCCCCGAGTTCCCCTGCACCTTCTTTCCCCCGACCCCGGCCCCTACACCGCCCCGACCACCTCCGGGTCCAGCCACATtggcccctcccaggcccctgaTTGTCCCCAAAGCGGAGCGGCTCTCGCCCCCAGCACCCAGCG GTGGTGAGCGGCGGCTGTCTGGGGAGCTCAACTCCCTGCCGGGCCAGGGGACTCTGAGCACGTGCATCTCTTCCCCTCAACGCATCCTAAGCCGGGGCCATCCGGACAACAAG ACCGAAAACCGGCGCATCACACACATCTCTGCGGAGCAGAAGCGGCGCTTCAACATCAAGCTGGGGTTTGACACTCTGCACGGGTTGGTGAGCACACTCAGCACCCAGCCCAACCTCAAG ATGAGCAAAGCCACCACGCTGCAGAAGACAGCCGAGTACATCGCCATGCTGCAGCAGGAGCGAGCCGCCAAGCAGGAGGAGGCCCAGCAGCTCCGGGACCAGATCGAGGCGCTCAATGCCGCCATCAA CCTGTGCCAGCAGCAGCTGCCCGCTACGGGAGTGCCCATCACACACCAGCGGTTCGACCAAATGCGAGACATGTTCGATGACTATGTCCGGACCCGCACGTTGCATAACTGGAAGTTCTGGGTA TTCAGCATCCTCATCCGGCCTCTGTTCGAATCCTTCAATGGGATGGTGTCTACAGCAAGCCTGCAGAGCCTCCGCCAGACCTCACTGGCCTGGCTGGACCAGTACTGCTCCCTGCCTGCTCTCCGGCCAA ctGTTCTGAACTCCCTACGCCAGCTGAGTACATCTACCAGTATCCTGACGGACCCGGACTGTATACCCGAGCAAGCCACACGGGCAGTCACAGAGGGCACCCTTGGCAAATCTGTATAG
- the MLXIPL gene encoding carbohydrate-responsive element-binding protein isoform X8, giving the protein MREYHKWRIYYKKRLRKSSREGDLLAPKQVEGGWQPPERWCEQLFTSVVPVLLAGPEEETGGRQLLDLDCFLSDISDTLFTMTQPGPTPLQLPPEDAYVGNADMIQPDLTPLQPSLDDFMEISDFFTNYRPPQTPTPSSFLEPPSFGPMADPGLSSGTLGSEVPSACSGMTHLSGHNRLQARSSCPGPLDSSAFLSSDFLLPEDPKPKLPPTPARPPLLQYPSPAKGLGLEPCAPPPFPPMAPLPAMLQEEPVFSPRFSFPPVPPAPGVSPPSAPTAFAPTPQLGPGPAPAPFPLDLLPSGYSEPPLGPHFTVPQGTRPRGKPPTQSPRGRRPSPPTLAPATAGGNNPCLAQLLTAAKPEQALEPALVSSALLRSPGSPVRWRALGGGGEPRGFTPTLCPSPPQQEIAPEFPCTFFPPTPAPTPPRPPPGPATLAPPRPLIVPKAERLSPPAPSGKEGLQGSGSSAGGREGKEEGGTTSGARMRGPGKWDPLPCVGLSVGLSVSDTGGERRLSGELNSLPGQGTLSTCISSPQRILSRGHPDNKTENRRITHISAEQKRRFNIKLGFDTLHGLVSTLSTQPNLKMSKATTLQKTAEYIAMLQQERAAKQEEAQQLRDQIEALNAAINLCQQQLPATGVPITHQRFDQMRDMFDDYVRTRTLHNWKFWVFSILIRPLFESFNGMVSTASLQSLRQTSLAWLDQYCSLPALRPTVLNSLRQLSTSTSILTDPDCIPEQATRAVTEGTLGKSV; this is encoded by the exons ATGCGCGAGTACCATAAGTGGCGCATCTACTACAAGAAGCGG CTCCGTAAGTCCAGCAGGGAAGGGGATCTCCTGGCCCCAAAGCAG GTGGAAGGGGGGTGGCAGCCGCCGGAGCGATGGTGCGAGCAGCTCTTCACCAGCGTGGTGCCCGTCCTGCTGGCGGGCCCAGAGGAGGAGACCGGCGGGCGGCAGCTTCTGGATCTCGACTGCTTTCTGTCCGACATCTCCGACACACTCTTCACCATGACTCAGCCCGGCCCTACACCCCTGCAGCTGCCCCCCGAGGACG CCTATGTTGGAAACGCTGACATGATCCAGCCAGACCTGACGCCTCTGCAGCCCAGCCTGGATGACTTCATGGAGATCTCAG ATTTCTTCACCAACTACCGCCCCCCACAGACACCTACACCCTCAAGCTTCCTGGAGCCCCCCAGCTTCGGCCCCATGGCTGACCCTGGCCTCAGCAGTGGGACCCTGGGCTCGGAGGTGCCCTCTGCCTGCTCGGGCATGACCCACCTCTCGGGACATAACCGCCTGCAG GCTCGGAGCAGCTGCCCTGGCCCTCTGGACTCCAGTGCCTTCCTGAGCTCTGATTTCCTCCTTCCTGAAGACCCCAAGCCCAAGCTCCCACCCACTCCCGCACGCCCACCCCTCCTCCAATACCCCAGCCCTGCCAAGGGGCTTGGCCTGGAGCCCTgtgccccaccccctttccctcccaTGGCTCCACTGCCTGCTATGCTGCAGGAAGAGCCTGTCTTCTCTCCCAGATTCTCTTTCCCTCCTGTCCCTCCTGCCCCGGGAGTGTCCCCGCCGTCTGCTCCCACGGCCTTCGCACCCACCCCCCAGCTGGGTCCaggccctgcccccgcccccttccccttAGACCTTCTACCCTCGGGGTATTCGGAGCCCCCGTTGGGGCCTCACTTCACCGTGCCCCAAGGCACGCGGCCCAGAGGCAAGCCCCCTACCCAGTCCCCCAGGGGGCGGAGGCCCAGCCCCCCCACCTTGGCCCCTGCCACTGCTGGGGGCAACAATCCTTGCCTCGCACAGCTGCTCACAGCAG CCAAGCCTGAGCAAGCCCTGGAACCTGCGCTTGTGTCCAGCGCCCTCCTCCGGTCCCCAGGGTCCCCGGTAAGATGGCGGGCACTGGGAGGTGGCGGTGAACCCCGGGGCTTCACCCCgactctctgcccttctccaCCCCAGCAGGAGATAGCCCCCGAGTTCCCCTGCACCTTCTTTCCCCCGACCCCGGCCCCTACACCGCCCCGACCACCTCCGGGTCCAGCCACATtggcccctcccaggcccctgaTTGTCCCCAAAGCGGAGCGGCTCTCGCCCCCAGCACCCAGCGGTAAAGAGGGGTTGCAGGGATCGGGGAGCTctgcgggagggagggaggggaaggaagaaggggggaCTACATCTGGGGCCAGGATGAGAGGGCCAGGGAAATGGGACCCTCTCCCCTGTGTTGGTCTGTCTGTGGGTCTGTCTGTCTCTGACACAGGTGGTGAGCGGCGGCTGTCTGGGGAGCTCAACTCCCTGCCGGGCCAGGGGACTCTGAGCACGTGCATCTCTTCCCCTCAACGCATCCTAAGCCGGGGCCATCCGGACAACAAG ACCGAAAACCGGCGCATCACACACATCTCTGCGGAGCAGAAGCGGCGCTTCAACATCAAGCTGGGGTTTGACACTCTGCACGGGTTGGTGAGCACACTCAGCACCCAGCCCAACCTCAAG ATGAGCAAAGCCACCACGCTGCAGAAGACAGCCGAGTACATCGCCATGCTGCAGCAGGAGCGAGCCGCCAAGCAGGAGGAGGCCCAGCAGCTCCGGGACCAGATCGAGGCGCTCAATGCCGCCATCAA CCTGTGCCAGCAGCAGCTGCCCGCTACGGGAGTGCCCATCACACACCAGCGGTTCGACCAAATGCGAGACATGTTCGATGACTATGTCCGGACCCGCACGTTGCATAACTGGAAGTTCTGGGTA TTCAGCATCCTCATCCGGCCTCTGTTCGAATCCTTCAATGGGATGGTGTCTACAGCAAGCCTGCAGAGCCTCCGCCAGACCTCACTGGCCTGGCTGGACCAGTACTGCTCCCTGCCTGCTCTCCGGCCAA ctGTTCTGAACTCCCTACGCCAGCTGAGTACATCTACCAGTATCCTGACGGACCCGGACTGTATACCCGAGCAAGCCACACGGGCAGTCACAGAGGGCACCCTTGGCAAATCTGTATAG
- the MLXIPL gene encoding carbohydrate-responsive element-binding protein isoform X3: MATAGALAGLVAGLQGPRVVPSPDSDSDTDSEDPSTRRSAGGLLRSQVIHSGHFMVSSPHSDSLTRRRDQEGPLGLADFGPRSIDPTLTRLFECMSLAYSGKLVSPKWKNFKGLKLLCRDKIRLNNAIWRAWYIQYVERRKSPVCGFVTPLQGPEADEHRKPEAVVLEGNYWKRRIEVVMREYHKWRIYYKKRLRKSSREGDLLAPKQVEGGWQPPERWCEQLFTSVVPVLLAGPEEETGGRQLLDLDCFLSDISDTLFTMTQPGPTPLQLPPEDAYVGNADMIQPDLTPLQPSLDDFMEISDFFTNYRPPQTPTPSSFLEPPSFGPMADPGLSSGTLGSEVPSACSGMTHLSGHNRLQARSSCPGPLDSSAFLSSDFLLPEDPKPKLPPTPARPPLLQYPSPAKGLGLEPCAPPPFPPMAPLPAMLQEEPVFSPRFSFPPVPPAPGVSPPSAPTAFAPTPQLGPGPAPAPFPLDLLPSGYSEPPLGPHFTVPQGTRPRGKPPTQSPRGRRPSPPTLAPATAGGNNPCLAQLLTAAKPEQALEPALVSSALLRSPGSPQEIAPEFPCTFFPPTPAPTPPRPPPGPATLAPPRPLIVPKAERLSPPAPSGKEGLQGSGSSAGGREGKEEGGTTSGARMRGPGKWDPLPCVGLSVGLSVSDTGGERRLSGELNSLPGQGTLSTCISSPQRILSRGHPDNKTENRRITHISAEQKRRFNIKLGFDTLHGLVSTLSTQPNLKMSKATTLQKTAEYIAMLQQERAAKQEEAQQLRDQIEALNAAINLCQQQLPATGVPITHQRFDQMRDMFDDYVRTRTLHNWKFWVFSILIRPLFESFNGMVSTASLQSLRQTSLAWLDQYCSLPALRPTVLNSLRQLSTSTSILTDPDCIPEQATRAVTEGTLGKSV, translated from the exons atGGCCACGGCCGGAGCGCTGGCGGGTCTGGTCGCGGGCTTGCAGGGCCCGCGGGTCGTCCCCAGCCCGGATTCGGACTCAGACACAGACTCTGAGGACCCAAGTACCCGGCGCAGCGCAGGCGGGCTGCTCCGCTCGCAGGTCATCCACAGCGGTCACTTCATGGTGTCATCGCCGCACAGCGACTCGCTGACCCGGCGGCGCGACCAGGAGGGGCCCCTGGGGCTCGCCGACTTCGGGCCGCGCAGCATCGACCCCACACTCACCCGCCTCTTCGAGTGCATGAGCCTGGCCTACAG TGGCAAGCTGGTTTCTCCCAAGTGGAAGAATTTCAAAGGCCTCAAGCTGCTGTGCCGGGACAAGATCCGCCTCAACAACGCCATCTGGAGGGCCTGGTATATCCAGT ATGTGGAGCGGAGGAAGAGCCCCGTGTGTGGCTTCGTGACCCCCCTGCAGGGGCCTGAGGCTGATGAGCACCGGAAACCGGAG GCCGTCGTCTTGGAGGGGAATTATTGGAAGCGGCGCATCGAGGTGGTCATGCGCGAGTACCATAAGTGGCGCATCTACTACAAGAAGCGG CTCCGTAAGTCCAGCAGGGAAGGGGATCTCCTGGCCCCAAAGCAG GTGGAAGGGGGGTGGCAGCCGCCGGAGCGATGGTGCGAGCAGCTCTTCACCAGCGTGGTGCCCGTCCTGCTGGCGGGCCCAGAGGAGGAGACCGGCGGGCGGCAGCTTCTGGATCTCGACTGCTTTCTGTCCGACATCTCCGACACACTCTTCACCATGACTCAGCCCGGCCCTACACCCCTGCAGCTGCCCCCCGAGGACG CCTATGTTGGAAACGCTGACATGATCCAGCCAGACCTGACGCCTCTGCAGCCCAGCCTGGATGACTTCATGGAGATCTCAG ATTTCTTCACCAACTACCGCCCCCCACAGACACCTACACCCTCAAGCTTCCTGGAGCCCCCCAGCTTCGGCCCCATGGCTGACCCTGGCCTCAGCAGTGGGACCCTGGGCTCGGAGGTGCCCTCTGCCTGCTCGGGCATGACCCACCTCTCGGGACATAACCGCCTGCAG GCTCGGAGCAGCTGCCCTGGCCCTCTGGACTCCAGTGCCTTCCTGAGCTCTGATTTCCTCCTTCCTGAAGACCCCAAGCCCAAGCTCCCACCCACTCCCGCACGCCCACCCCTCCTCCAATACCCCAGCCCTGCCAAGGGGCTTGGCCTGGAGCCCTgtgccccaccccctttccctcccaTGGCTCCACTGCCTGCTATGCTGCAGGAAGAGCCTGTCTTCTCTCCCAGATTCTCTTTCCCTCCTGTCCCTCCTGCCCCGGGAGTGTCCCCGCCGTCTGCTCCCACGGCCTTCGCACCCACCCCCCAGCTGGGTCCaggccctgcccccgcccccttccccttAGACCTTCTACCCTCGGGGTATTCGGAGCCCCCGTTGGGGCCTCACTTCACCGTGCCCCAAGGCACGCGGCCCAGAGGCAAGCCCCCTACCCAGTCCCCCAGGGGGCGGAGGCCCAGCCCCCCCACCTTGGCCCCTGCCACTGCTGGGGGCAACAATCCTTGCCTCGCACAGCTGCTCACAGCAG CCAAGCCTGAGCAAGCCCTGGAACCTGCGCTTGTGTCCAGCGCCCTCCTCCGGTCCCCAGGGTCCCCG CAGGAGATAGCCCCCGAGTTCCCCTGCACCTTCTTTCCCCCGACCCCGGCCCCTACACCGCCCCGACCACCTCCGGGTCCAGCCACATtggcccctcccaggcccctgaTTGTCCCCAAAGCGGAGCGGCTCTCGCCCCCAGCACCCAGCGGTAAAGAGGGGTTGCAGGGATCGGGGAGCTctgcgggagggagggaggggaaggaagaaggggggaCTACATCTGGGGCCAGGATGAGAGGGCCAGGGAAATGGGACCCTCTCCCCTGTGTTGGTCTGTCTGTGGGTCTGTCTGTCTCTGACACAGGTGGTGAGCGGCGGCTGTCTGGGGAGCTCAACTCCCTGCCGGGCCAGGGGACTCTGAGCACGTGCATCTCTTCCCCTCAACGCATCCTAAGCCGGGGCCATCCGGACAACAAG ACCGAAAACCGGCGCATCACACACATCTCTGCGGAGCAGAAGCGGCGCTTCAACATCAAGCTGGGGTTTGACACTCTGCACGGGTTGGTGAGCACACTCAGCACCCAGCCCAACCTCAAG ATGAGCAAAGCCACCACGCTGCAGAAGACAGCCGAGTACATCGCCATGCTGCAGCAGGAGCGAGCCGCCAAGCAGGAGGAGGCCCAGCAGCTCCGGGACCAGATCGAGGCGCTCAATGCCGCCATCAA CCTGTGCCAGCAGCAGCTGCCCGCTACGGGAGTGCCCATCACACACCAGCGGTTCGACCAAATGCGAGACATGTTCGATGACTATGTCCGGACCCGCACGTTGCATAACTGGAAGTTCTGGGTA TTCAGCATCCTCATCCGGCCTCTGTTCGAATCCTTCAATGGGATGGTGTCTACAGCAAGCCTGCAGAGCCTCCGCCAGACCTCACTGGCCTGGCTGGACCAGTACTGCTCCCTGCCTGCTCTCCGGCCAA ctGTTCTGAACTCCCTACGCCAGCTGAGTACATCTACCAGTATCCTGACGGACCCGGACTGTATACCCGAGCAAGCCACACGGGCAGTCACAGAGGGCACCCTTGGCAAATCTGTATAG
- the MLXIPL gene encoding carbohydrate-responsive element-binding protein isoform X6 → MATAGALAGLVAGLQGPRVVPSPDSDSDTDSEDPSTRRSAGGLLRSQVIHSGHFMVSSPHSDSLTRRRDQEGPLGLADFGPRSIDPTLTRLFECMSLAYSGKLVSPKWKNFKGLKLLCRDKIRLNNAIWRAWYIQYVERRKSPVCGFVTPLQGPEADEHRKPEAVVLEGNYWKRRIEVVMREYHKWRIYYKKRLRKSSREGDLLAPKQVEGGWQPPERWCEQLFTSVVPVLLAGPEEETGGRQLLDLDCFLSDISDTLFTMTQPGPTPLQLPPEDAYVGNADMIQPDLTPLQPSLDDFMEISDFFTNYRPPQTPTPSSFLEPPSFGPMADPGLSSGTLGSEVPSACSGMTHLSGHNRLQARSSCPGPLDSSAFLSSDFLLPEDPKPKLPPTPARPPLLQYPSPAKGLGLEPCAPPPFPPMAPLPAMLQEEPVFSPRFSFPPVPPAPGVSPPSAPTAFAPTPQLGPGPAPAPFPLDLLPSGYSEPPLGPHFTVPQGTRPRGKPPTQSPRGRRPSPPTLAPATAGGNNPCLAQLLTAAKPEQALEPALVSSALLRSPGSPVRWRALGGGGEPRGFTPTLCPSPPQQEIAPEFPCTFFPPTPAPTPPRPPPGPATLAPPRPLIVPKAERLSPPAPSGGERRLSGELNSLPGQGTLSTCISSPQRILSRGHPDNKTENRRITHISAEQKRRFNIKLGFDTLHGLVSTLSTQPNLKMSKATTLQKTAEYIAMLQQERAAKQEEAQQLRDQIEALNAAINLCQQQLPATGVPITHQRFDQMRDMFDDYVRTRTLHNWKFWVFSILIRPLFESFNGMVSTASLQSLRQTSLAWLDQYCSLPALRPTVLNSLRQLSTSTSILTDPDCIPEQATRAVTEGTLGKSV, encoded by the exons atGGCCACGGCCGGAGCGCTGGCGGGTCTGGTCGCGGGCTTGCAGGGCCCGCGGGTCGTCCCCAGCCCGGATTCGGACTCAGACACAGACTCTGAGGACCCAAGTACCCGGCGCAGCGCAGGCGGGCTGCTCCGCTCGCAGGTCATCCACAGCGGTCACTTCATGGTGTCATCGCCGCACAGCGACTCGCTGACCCGGCGGCGCGACCAGGAGGGGCCCCTGGGGCTCGCCGACTTCGGGCCGCGCAGCATCGACCCCACACTCACCCGCCTCTTCGAGTGCATGAGCCTGGCCTACAG TGGCAAGCTGGTTTCTCCCAAGTGGAAGAATTTCAAAGGCCTCAAGCTGCTGTGCCGGGACAAGATCCGCCTCAACAACGCCATCTGGAGGGCCTGGTATATCCAGT ATGTGGAGCGGAGGAAGAGCCCCGTGTGTGGCTTCGTGACCCCCCTGCAGGGGCCTGAGGCTGATGAGCACCGGAAACCGGAG GCCGTCGTCTTGGAGGGGAATTATTGGAAGCGGCGCATCGAGGTGGTCATGCGCGAGTACCATAAGTGGCGCATCTACTACAAGAAGCGG CTCCGTAAGTCCAGCAGGGAAGGGGATCTCCTGGCCCCAAAGCAG GTGGAAGGGGGGTGGCAGCCGCCGGAGCGATGGTGCGAGCAGCTCTTCACCAGCGTGGTGCCCGTCCTGCTGGCGGGCCCAGAGGAGGAGACCGGCGGGCGGCAGCTTCTGGATCTCGACTGCTTTCTGTCCGACATCTCCGACACACTCTTCACCATGACTCAGCCCGGCCCTACACCCCTGCAGCTGCCCCCCGAGGACG CCTATGTTGGAAACGCTGACATGATCCAGCCAGACCTGACGCCTCTGCAGCCCAGCCTGGATGACTTCATGGAGATCTCAG ATTTCTTCACCAACTACCGCCCCCCACAGACACCTACACCCTCAAGCTTCCTGGAGCCCCCCAGCTTCGGCCCCATGGCTGACCCTGGCCTCAGCAGTGGGACCCTGGGCTCGGAGGTGCCCTCTGCCTGCTCGGGCATGACCCACCTCTCGGGACATAACCGCCTGCAG GCTCGGAGCAGCTGCCCTGGCCCTCTGGACTCCAGTGCCTTCCTGAGCTCTGATTTCCTCCTTCCTGAAGACCCCAAGCCCAAGCTCCCACCCACTCCCGCACGCCCACCCCTCCTCCAATACCCCAGCCCTGCCAAGGGGCTTGGCCTGGAGCCCTgtgccccaccccctttccctcccaTGGCTCCACTGCCTGCTATGCTGCAGGAAGAGCCTGTCTTCTCTCCCAGATTCTCTTTCCCTCCTGTCCCTCCTGCCCCGGGAGTGTCCCCGCCGTCTGCTCCCACGGCCTTCGCACCCACCCCCCAGCTGGGTCCaggccctgcccccgcccccttccccttAGACCTTCTACCCTCGGGGTATTCGGAGCCCCCGTTGGGGCCTCACTTCACCGTGCCCCAAGGCACGCGGCCCAGAGGCAAGCCCCCTACCCAGTCCCCCAGGGGGCGGAGGCCCAGCCCCCCCACCTTGGCCCCTGCCACTGCTGGGGGCAACAATCCTTGCCTCGCACAGCTGCTCACAGCAG CCAAGCCTGAGCAAGCCCTGGAACCTGCGCTTGTGTCCAGCGCCCTCCTCCGGTCCCCAGGGTCCCCGGTAAGATGGCGGGCACTGGGAGGTGGCGGTGAACCCCGGGGCTTCACCCCgactctctgcccttctccaCCCCAGCAGGAGATAGCCCCCGAGTTCCCCTGCACCTTCTTTCCCCCGACCCCGGCCCCTACACCGCCCCGACCACCTCCGGGTCCAGCCACATtggcccctcccaggcccctgaTTGTCCCCAAAGCGGAGCGGCTCTCGCCCCCAGCACCCAGCG GTGGTGAGCGGCGGCTGTCTGGGGAGCTCAACTCCCTGCCGGGCCAGGGGACTCTGAGCACGTGCATCTCTTCCCCTCAACGCATCCTAAGCCGGGGCCATCCGGACAACAAG ACCGAAAACCGGCGCATCACACACATCTCTGCGGAGCAGAAGCGGCGCTTCAACATCAAGCTGGGGTTTGACACTCTGCACGGGTTGGTGAGCACACTCAGCACCCAGCCCAACCTCAAG ATGAGCAAAGCCACCACGCTGCAGAAGACAGCCGAGTACATCGCCATGCTGCAGCAGGAGCGAGCCGCCAAGCAGGAGGAGGCCCAGCAGCTCCGGGACCAGATCGAGGCGCTCAATGCCGCCATCAA CCTGTGCCAGCAGCAGCTGCCCGCTACGGGAGTGCCCATCACACACCAGCGGTTCGACCAAATGCGAGACATGTTCGATGACTATGTCCGGACCCGCACGTTGCATAACTGGAAGTTCTGGGTA TTCAGCATCCTCATCCGGCCTCTGTTCGAATCCTTCAATGGGATGGTGTCTACAGCAAGCCTGCAGAGCCTCCGCCAGACCTCACTGGCCTGGCTGGACCAGTACTGCTCCCTGCCTGCTCTCCGGCCAA ctGTTCTGAACTCCCTACGCCAGCTGAGTACATCTACCAGTATCCTGACGGACCCGGACTGTATACCCGAGCAAGCCACACGGGCAGTCACAGAGGGCACCCTTGGCAAATCTGTATAG